The Streptomyces sp. NBC_00659 genomic interval CGTGGACGACAGGACAGGACAGCACATCGTGGCCGAGACCACCCGCCGATCCGAGAACCGCTACGGAAACCGTCCGACCATGAAGGACGTGGCGGCGCGTGCCGGAGTCGGTCTCAAGACGGTCTCCCGCGTGGTCAACAGCGAGCCCGGGGTCACCCCGGACACGGAGCGGCGCGTCCAGGAGGCCATCGAGGCGCTGGGCTTCCGCCGCAACGACAGCGCCCGGGTGCTGCGCAAGGGCCGTACCGCGAGCATCGGGCTGGTCCTGGAGGACCTCGCGGACCCGTTCTACGGGCCGCTGAGCCGCGCGGTCGAGGAGGTGGCCCGAGCGCACGGAGCCCTGCTGATCAACGGTTCCAGCGCGGAGGACCCGGACCGGGAGCAGGAACTGGTCCTCGCGCTGTGCGCGCGCCGTGTGGACGGGCTGGTCGTGATCCCGGCCGGCGACGACCACCGCTATCTGGAGCCGGAGATAAAGGCGGGCGTGGCCACGGTCTTCGTGGACCGCCCGGCCGGGCGGATCGACGCCGACGTCGTCCTGTCGGACAGCTTCGGCGGCGCCCGGGACGGTGTCGCCCACCTGATCGCCCACGGCCACCGCCGGATCGGCTTCATCGGTGACATGCCCCGCATCCACACCGCCGCCGAGCGGCTGCGCGGTTACCGGGCCGCGATGGAGGACGCCGGGATACCGGTCGAGGACGACTGGATGTCTCTCGGCGTCACCGATCCGCAGCGGGTACGCAAGGCGGCCGAGGACATGCTGTCCGGCCCCTCCCCCGTCACCGCGGTCTTCGCGGGCAACAACCGGGTCACCGTGACCGTCGTCCGGGTCATCGCCGAGCGCGGCCGCCCCGTCGCCCTCGTCGGATTCGACGACATCGAGCTCGCCGACCTCCTGGAGCCCGGGGTCACCGTCGTCGCCCAGGACGCCGCCGCCCTGGGCCGCACCGCCGCCGAACGCCTGTTCCGCCAGCTCGACGGCAGCCTCGTCGCCCCGGAACGCATCGAACTCCCGACCCGCCTGATCACCCGCGGCTCGG includes:
- a CDS encoding LacI family DNA-binding transcriptional regulator, producing the protein MDLRIPVDDRTGQHIVAETTRRSENRYGNRPTMKDVAARAGVGLKTVSRVVNSEPGVTPDTERRVQEAIEALGFRRNDSARVLRKGRTASIGLVLEDLADPFYGPLSRAVEEVARAHGALLINGSSAEDPDREQELVLALCARRVDGLVVIPAGDDHRYLEPEIKAGVATVFVDRPAGRIDADVVLSDSFGGARDGVAHLIAHGHRRIGFIGDMPRIHTAAERLRGYRAAMEDAGIPVEDDWMSLGVTDPQRVRKAAEDMLSGPSPVTAVFAGNNRVTVTVVRVIAERGRPVALVGFDDIELADLLEPGVTVVAQDAAALGRTAAERLFRQLDGSLVAPERIELPTRLITRGSGELPPAR